The proteins below come from a single Ptychodera flava strain L36383 chromosome 6, AS_Pfla_20210202, whole genome shotgun sequence genomic window:
- the LOC139134915 gene encoding uncharacterized protein, with translation MNDKSEERREDAGNNDQGKPLDLSLRRQTANDSSRDNSSQSENTDSRSVINRPNRTEGLERGKSPGTSERGGLAIGGSETKNTCYNDDTRSPSSRSPYHSTEHSNVSSENSTAKVDVGPSQNTKMPASPRVTSRPCPPVPGSKSPTTHPRTCQRCNGVDRPGYNIVVEPRQHVGDRRHSSHSSASGIAPRVLYHRGRHDGIGDAPSLTGLLTRDIHQERYGTCSVYDKVYGTYHPDFKTYQHLARSPTILDKDPAMNVSSVTLHRKMHDQILRRLNLVSNGDNGLKNPSMSADVNGGGKDSPTVAHLQRNMQTSLNKTQSKSNISEKDARMLLAILEREQGTARLLESFEREYMAKYGNLPATSDEIFRRSISRVTPYHFGPFLNETNGSSSIAMGMVRSKIQSPFVPNQSSCWCQSRPQPTYVDQRLQCSGSCCPNYHYDASYRPKAVAVTQTNPRDESVHRKNHSHCAKDIHVPDFTNDRARKTRELITIDKSPSTLGPVPRPAAVATVPSFQDTDKSSSILEKLDQMSKSKLAELQQKWVYEMNHDDGKASSFRQRRDEEYEHHKTIAIKPTKSSAETLTPLSLHVRRDTNDMREPREPQQETSQHRKRPNSDDIGQDEQGRYPSKRRVQSDSQSLDQLGKHPVDIFTHIRHFGNRPNIHIFNASIRNQNPVIAELLFSGENDSPPTASTATEEAASTQDMQYDSNRVQEEKQKCHESIATCTCRKLITEDKQ, from the coding sequence ATGAATGATAAATCTGAGGAACGGCGGGAAGACGCTGGAAATAACGACCAAGGCAAGCCTTTAGATCTGTCGCTCAGAAGGCAGACGGCAAATGACTCATCGCGTGACAACTCGTCGCAGTCAGAAAACACAGATAGTCGCTCTGTGATCAACCGTCCCAACAGAACAGAAGGTTTGGAGAGGGGCAAAAGCCCTGGTACTTCTGAAAGAGGTGGACTTGCTATTGGGGGgagtgaaacaaaaaacactTGCTACAATGATGACACCAGATCACCTTCTTCGAGATCACCGTACCATAGCACGGAACATTCCAACGTATCGTCAGAAAACAGTACAGCGAAAGTTGATGTTGGGCCATCGCAGAACACAAAAATGCCCGCATCACCCAGAGTAACGAGTCGTCCGTGTCCGCCCGTGCCGGGTTCGAAATCACCAACGACGCATCCCCGTACCTGTCAACGGTGCAACGGTGTCGATCGACCGGGGTATAATATTGTTGTTGAGCCCAGACAGCATGTAGGAGACAGGCGGCATAGTAGCCACTCAAGTGCCAGTGGTATTGCCCCTCGGGTCTTGTATCATCGCGGTCGTCACGACGGTATCGGCGATGCGCCGAGTTTGACGGGACTCCTTACCCGTGACATACACCAAGAACGCTATGGCACGTGCTCTGTGTACGATAAGGTATACGGTACCTATCACCCGGACTTCAAAACATACCAACACCTCGCAAGATCGCCCACCATACTCGATAAAGACCCTGCGATGAACGTCAGCAGCGTCACCCTACATCGAAAGATGCACGACCAAATTTTGAGGAGATTAAACCTTGTCAGCAACGGTGACAACGGACTGAAAAATCCATCGATGTCAGCAGATGTGAATGGAGGAGGCAAAGATTCGCCGACAGTAGCGCATTTGCAACGAAATATGCAAACTTCTTTGAACAAGACTCAGTCGAAATCCAATATCTCGGAAAAagatgcaagaatgttgttagCTATCCTAGAACGAGAGCAGGGAACAGCGAGGCTGTTGGAAAGTTTCGAAAGAGAGTACATGGCTAAATATGGAAATTTACCAGCGACTTCGGACGAAATCTTCAGACGTTCCATCTCGAGGGTTACTCCGTATCATTTCGGACCTTTTCTGAATGAAACCAATGGATCATCCTCTATTGCAATGGGCATGGTGAGATCCAAGATTCAATCACCCTTTGTACCAAATCAATCATCCTGCTGGTGCCAATCGCGCCCTCAACCGACATATGTTGACCAAAGATTGCAGTGTTCGGGAAGCTGCTGTCCAAACTATCACTACGATGCCAGTTATCGACCAAAGGCTGTAGCCGTGACTCAAACGAACCCTAGAGACGAGTCGGTTCATAGGAAGAATCACTCTCATTGTGCGAAGGACATTCATGTACCTGATTTTACAAACGACAGAGCGCGCAAGACACGCGAACTGATCACCATCGACAAAAGTCCATCAACCCTGGGACCAGTGCCGCGCCCTGCAGCCGTCGCGACCGTGCCTTCTTTTCAGGACACCGACAAGTCTTCCAGTATTTTAGAAAAGCTCGACCAAATGAGCAAATCAAAGCTTGCGGAGCTCCAACAAAAGTGGGTATATGAAATGAACCATGACGACGGAAAAGCGTCGTCATTTCGCCAACGCCGTGACGAAGAATATGAACATCATAAAACCATCGCGATAAAGCCAACGAAGTCGTCGGCTGAAACGTTAACGCCACTGTCACTTCATGTTAGGAGAGATACAAACGATATGAGGGAACCGCGGGAACCGCAACAGGAGACATCGCAGCACAGGAAACGCCCGAACAGCGACGACATAGGCCAAGACGAACAAGGTCGGTATCCGTCGAAACGACGAGTTCAATCCGACAGCCAATCCCTGGACCAACTTGGAAAACATCCAGTCGATATCTTCACCCATATCAGACACTTTGGAAACAGGCCAAATATACACATCTTCAATGCAAGCATTCGAAATCAAAATCCCGTTATTGCAGAACTGCTCTTTAGCGGTGAGAACGACTCCCCTCCGACTGCATCCACGGCGACAGAGGAAGCAGCGTCGACTCAAGACATGCAGTATGATTCTAACCGTGTTCAAGAAGAGAAGCAGAAATGTCATGAGTCGATCGCCACCTGCACGTGTAGGAAACTTATAACGGAGGATAAGCAGTAG
- the LOC139134913 gene encoding protein CFAP20DC-like → MFLNDFQGGAYFDVFGVQGKDPVSKWKVAGSAVRKVYDKDVKSYVVVIEGGTATTRIQLPKDNKQSLLLIQRYLVLQLMVPLGLDFSIELSISDMGNNKRRLFLSSAQKEISITPLHAKIPLSIMKRGVWLNMCLDLLSLVGDVFKGQTLKSLDTLTIAANCRLRRVFTMKAQPPDSTDDDELYDCQTSTNASELDSIPKTCQFGPDVHHFTQVLTMYKIRQAELKLKGEVVGTRPVSTTDPDLGASQKLKNTDVPMHIAFGSKVPVPTTSSKKPSSGGAEASGSRTSRSTQSKRPDELLQSMSGSSKHVQIYVHTNSDETNHEATEQSELLSARGVNIENPALTPHPPREKSSERTRRVVRVRSKKDIDKVTGENAMETSDDTDTTRNRTGSGEAANRHSSNRVGSGEAANRHSSNRIGSGEAANRHSSNRIGSGEAANRHSSNRIGSGEATNRHSSNREGSGEATNRHASNRSGSGEASSRHSSHRTTSEDVKNRHSLKQHREDIRQNKVTVEDASISHRKGSGELRKRHNHVHVERQVDRNGLKGDRGSKRSDEDTAYENGNTDTTDGDSSLEERSHHIVVENGQDSDEKCDKIYTFMSKPRSAPTRKEKSHSGVNHKTIWTNMKNEVASLRESQQALLVARGARPEEDFIGNEDDDEQDVKEKVRRQTPSPKSQQRTPSPDAHRLQIPGRNSLAVPDGIQSTPGNSQSRLSISSKKVREIPKDDARLSSVSPTRASNEYDWRKYASPNDSLSSSFEANMLASLQRQQLEEQFEDEDDDAAKPSSDLHHHNYGDDDLSSSSDDTSFSTWRGPAPAMLAHHYQDEMHLPSSSQSEFLNQSNPREWTSVFSPPIVLPSEQMKSEHLHPNSVTLPTKSPLKDDSRKDDSGKGESDGEDELELLYDPCLNCYFDPKTCKYYELV, encoded by the exons ATGTTCCTGAACGATTTCCAG GGTGGTGCCTACTTTGATGTGTTTGGTGTTCAGGGTAAAGACCCAGTTTCAAAATGGAAAGTGGCTGGCAGTGCTGTGAGAAAG GTTTATGACAAGGATGTCAAAAGCTATGTAGTTGTAATTGAAGGAGGGACAGCTACCACCAGAATTCAGCTTCCAAAAGATAATAAACAGTCTT TGCTTCTCATCCAACGCTATCTGGTACTTCAACTAATGGTACCCCTTGGACTTGACTTCTCTATAGAACTGAG TATCAGTGATATGGGCAACAACAAGAGAAGACTGTTCCTGTCATCTGCACAAAAGGAGATTTCAATCACTCCACTGCATGCAAAGATTCCATTGAGCATTATGAAAAGAGGAGTG TGGCTGAACATGTGCCTTGATTTGTTATCATTGGTTGGTGATGTATTCAAAGGACAGACACTGAAATCCTTGGACACACTTACCATTGCTGCAAACTGCCGTCTAAGGAgggtatttacaatgaaagCCCAACCTCCTGACAGCACAGATGATGACG AACTTTATGACTGCCAGACTTCAACAAATGCGTCAGAATTAGACAGTATACCCAAAACGTGTCAATTTGGTCCTGATGTACATCACTTCACACAG gtATTGACCATGTACAAAATCAGACAAGCTGAATTGAAGTTAAAGGGAGAAGTAGTCGGCACCAGGCCAGTCTCTACAACAGATCCAG ATTTGGGTGCCAGTCAGAAACTGAAAAACACAGATGTACCAATGCACATAGCATTTGGTTCCAAAGTGCCTGTTCCAACAACTTCATCCAAGAAACCGTCCAGTGGAGGTGCAGAG gCCAGTGGAAGTAGAACCAGTAGGAGCACTCAGTCAAAGAGGCCTGATG AGCTGTTACAGTCTATGTCAGGATCAAGTAAACATGTTCAGATTTACGTTCATACAAATTCAGATGAAACCAACCATGAAGCAACAGAACAAA GTGAATTACTTTCAGCCAGAGGTGTGAACATCGAAAATCCGGCCCTGACACCCCATCCACCCAGAGAAAAATCAAGTGAACGCACCAGACGAGTTGTTAGAGTAAGAAGCAAGAAAGATATCGACAAAGTGACAGGGGAAAATGCTATGGAGACTTCTGATGATACAGACACAACTCGAAATAGGACAGGGTCAGGAGAAGCAGCCAATAGACACTCTTCTAACAGAGTAGGATCCGGAGAGGCAGCCAATAGACACTCTTCTAACAGAATAGGGTCAGGAGAGGCGGCCAATAGACACTCTTCAAACAGAATAGGGTCGGGTGAGGCAGCCAATAGACACTCTTCTAACAGAATAGGGTCAGGAGAAGCAACCAATAGACACTCTTCAAATAGAGAAGGGTCAGGAGAGGCAACCAATAGGCATGCTTCAAACAGATCAGGGTCAGGGGAAGCTTCCAGTAGACACTCTTCACATAGAACAACATcagaagatgtgaaaaacagaCATTCCTTAAAGCAGCACAGGGAAGATATCAGGCAAAACAAAGTCACAGTAGAAGATGCGAGTATATCACATAGGAAAGGATCGGGAGAGTTGAGAAAAAGACACAACCATGTACATGTGGAAAGGCAAGTTGACCGAAATGGATTGAAAGGCGATAGGGGAAGCAAACGTAGTGATGAAGATACTGCTTATGAAAACGGAA aCACTGATACAACAGATGGTGACTCTTCTCTAGAGGAACGATCTCATCACATAGTAGTAGAAAATGGACAAGACTCAGATGAAAAATG TGACAAGATATACACCTTCATGTCAAAACCCAGATCAGCTCCTACAAGGAAGGAGAAATCTCACTCAGGTGTCAATCATAAAACAATCTGG ACCAACATGAAGAATGAAGTGGCATCACTAAGAGAAAGCCAGCAGGCTCTTCTGGTCGCCCGGGGAGCCAGGCCGGAAGAAGATTTCATCGGCAATGAAGATGACGATGAACAAGACGTAAAGGAAAAGGTACGACGACAGACACCGAGTCCTAAATCCCAGCAGCGGACACCAAGTCCTGACGCTCACCGGTTACAAATACCAGGGAGGAACAGTTTAGCTGTACCTGATGGAATACAATCCACTCCTGGAAACAGCCAGTCAAGACTTAGTATCAGCTCCAAGAAGGTCAGGGAGATTCCCAAAGATGATGCAAGGTTATCGTCCGTCAGTCCAACTAGAGCTTCAAAT GAATATGACTGGAGGAAATATGCATCACCAAACGATTCACTGTCATCCTCGTTTGAAGCCAACATGTTGGCCAGTTTACAGAGGCAACAACTGGAGGAGCAATTTgaagatgaggatgatgatgccGCTAAACCCAGCAGTGATCTCCATCACCATAACTACGGAGACGATGATCTCAGCAGTTCTAGTGATGACACTAGTTTCAGTACATGGAGGGGACCA gcTCCTGCAATGTTAGCTCATCACTATCAAGATGAAATGCACCTACCGTCCTCATCTCAGTCAGAGTTCCTCAATCAGTCCAATCCAAG GGAATGGACCAGTGTATTCAGCCCACCCATTGTACTACCTAGTGAGCAAATGAAATCTGAACACTTACATCCAAACAGTGTCACTCTTCCAACAAAAA GTCCACTTAAAGATGACAGTCGTAAAGATGATTCTGGCAAAGGAGAAAGTGACGGAGAAGATGAGTTGGAGCTTTTGTACGACCCTTGTCTTAACTGTTACTTTGATCCCAAAACTTGTAAATATTATGAACTAGTCTAG